A window of Candidatus Angelobacter sp. genomic DNA:
CCATCCCTCCACCTGCCAGTGACCGAGAACCGCGCCGAGCAGGGTCACCAGACTCGCCGCCGCAAATGCGCCGAGTGCCACGTAGATCGAGCGAAGCGCGCGCAACAACAGCGAGGCCTGTCGCTCGACCCGGTTGACCTGGCCAACCAGGCGCCGCGTATCAGCGGCGGTTTTGACGCCGGCTTCGGATTTCGCCAGTAGCTGCGTCATCCGGTCGCGTGTGCGCAGCATGCGGTTGATGGTGCTCATCGCCAGGACGCTGGCGGCGTTGGTCAGGACCGCCGGCGCGGCGATGAACGTGAGGACCGCGAACGGGCTTTGCCCCACTGCAATGGCGTCCATGAGTCGATGGGTTCTGTGCCGTCGTCCCGGGCGCGGGTCCGCCGCAATTGTTCATCCTTTGCGGCGGAAAACTCGACTTTCCCCGCCGGCGTTTATTCCTTCGCCATGATGGGCCGGATCTTGATGTTGCGGAAAGAGACCTGTCCGTGATCGCCCTGGAGCGCGATGGATCCCCTGTCAAACCTGGCGAAAAGCGGCATCTTCCCGAACTTGCTTTTGGCGACGCGCTGTTTGAAATCGTCACTGCCGAGCACGTATTCGAAATACTTCACGCCGTTGATTTCATGCACGCACTTCGACGGCGTGATGAGCAGGCGAATATGATTCCACTCACCGGCGTGTTTGGTGGCGTCGAGCGGTTTGCCCGTCTGCGGATCGTTCGGTGGTTGGTAAAGCGCGTAGAGCCAGCCGCAGCGTTGCGGGTCGGCGGCCTTTGCGTTGTCCTCGAGCTGGAACTCCGGGCCGGTCGCCCACGCGGCGCCGCCTTCGTCCGCGACATGAAA
This region includes:
- a CDS encoding DUF2721 domain-containing protein, whose protein sequence is MDAIAVGQSPFAVLTFIAAPAVLTNAASVLAMSTINRMLRTRDRMTQLLAKSEAGVKTAADTRRLVGQVNRVERQASLLLRALRSIYVALGAFAAASLVTLLGAVLGHWQVEGWFRAFVGSGLVLGFIGVGGMVTGCWNLLHATQLSLENIQEEAVLIREQQQELQKNLSAPPHSHA
- a CDS encoding DUF1080 domain-containing protein gives rise to the protein SLTDAEKAAGWKLLFDGKDLNGWHNFKSKGVKPGWQVKDGTLACVDPHNAGDLVTEGEFDWFELQIDYNISEGGNSGIMFHVADEGGAAWATGPEFQLEDNAKAADPQRCGWLYALYQPPNDPQTGKPLDATKHAGEWNHIRLLITPSKCVHEINGVKYFEYVLGSDDFKQRVAKSKFGKMPLFARFDRGSIALQGDHGQVSFRNIKIRPIMAKE